The following nucleotide sequence is from Acidimicrobiia bacterium.
GTATGGGCCCCCGGTCGCCCTTACGGCGAGGTGGCGGTCGATGTGATGTTCCCCTTCGTGGAGGGATCCCTCAGCCGAGACGACCTGGCGGTGATGGTGTCCGAGGCCTACGCCGGGTTCGATCATCCCGCCGTGTGCCCGGTGGTCCCCCTCGGTGAGCTTCACCTCTTGGAACTGTTCTGGGGCCCCACCCTGGCGTTCAAGGACGTCGCCCTGCAGATGGTGGGCCGCCTGTTCGACCATGAACTGCGGGCCCGGGGCGAGCGAGCCACCATCGTGGTGGCCACCTCGGGCGACACGGGTTCGGCGGCTATCGACGCCTGCGTGGGACGTCCCACCCTCGACATTGTGGTGCTGCATCCCGCTGGTCGGGTCAGCGAAGTGCAACGGCGGCAGATGACCACCGTGCACGAACCCAATGTGCACAACGTGGCCGTCGAGGGCACCTTCGACGACTGCCAGGACCTCGTGAAGGCACTGTTTGCCGATGTTGCCTTCCGGGAGCAGGTGCGGCTCTCGGCCATGAACTCAATCAACTGGGCCCGGGTGATGGCCCAGGTCGTGTACTACGTCACCGCCACCGCCGCGTTGGGTCGCTGCTCTTTCACAGTGCCGTCGGGGAACTTCGGCAACATCTTTGCCGCCTGGGTGGCCGAGCAGATCGGTCTACCCATCGATCAGTTGGTGATCGCCGCCAACCGCAACGACATCCTCGCCCGCTGGGTGGCCAGCGGCTCGATGGTGGCCGAGGAGGTGGTACCCACCGTGAGTCCGTCGATGGATATTCAGGTGTCGTCGAACCATGAACGACTCCTGTTCGAATTGTCGGGTCGGGATGGCCCTGCCACCGCCGACCTCCTCGGGCGTTTTCGGTCCCTCGGGGCGGTGGAGGCCCCGCGCACCAACCGCTTCGACGCCGCCACCATCGACGACACCACCACCCTCGCCA
It contains:
- a CDS encoding threonine synthase — encoded protein: MQYVSTRGLAPALGFGDILLTGLAPDGGLYVPATWPTLAPEVWAPGRPYGEVAVDVMFPFVEGSLSRDDLAVMVSEAYAGFDHPAVCPVVPLGELHLLELFWGPTLAFKDVALQMVGRLFDHELRARGERATIVVATSGDTGSAAIDACVGRPTLDIVVLHPAGRVSEVQRRQMTTVHEPNVHNVAVEGTFDDCQDLVKALFADVAFREQVRLSAMNSINWARVMAQVVYYVTATAALGRCSFTVPSGNFGNIFAAWVAEQIGLPIDQLVIAANRNDILARWVASGSMVAEEVVPTVSPSMDIQVSSNHERLLFELSGRDGPATADLLGRFRSLGAVEAPRTNRFDAATIDDTTTLATIRRVHNEHGMLIDPHTAVGIAAALTQRRSLDVPMVAVATAHPAKFPDAVEQATGIRPALPARLADLLERDEHYDGLPNDISAVRAYVLARVT